The bacterium genomic interval GCCGGGCGCGGAAGACGGCACGGCCGGCGGAAGCTTGAGTCCGCCTAGAATAAGCGCCGCCATCTCGCCGAGGTATTCCTCGTCGTCGAACTTGACGCCGACGAGCCCGAGCACGTGCTGCGTCATGATGTAACTCATCACCATGCGGAAGCAGATCGACGCGGTAACCTCCGTATTCACCGGACGGAACGCGCCGTCCGCGATCCGCCGTTCGAGATAGGCGCGGAACCGTTCAACGAACGGCTCGTGCAGCCGCCGGAAGAACTCTCGGCGGACGTCCTCGTGCAGATCCGCCTCGTGGACCACGAGGCGGATGAACGAGGCGTGTCGGGCCAGCGTTTTGACGCGGGCGTCGACGAAGGCCTGAACGAAGCTCTCGTCGTCGCCGGGCGCGAACTCATCCGGCCGCGGCGGCGGCCCGTCTTCCGCGATCAACCCAATCACGCCGCGCAGCACGTCAAGCTTGCTCGGAAAGTAGAGATAGATCGTCCCTTCGGCCAGACGAGCGCCCAACGCGATCTCCCGAATCGTCGCCCCGTGAAAGCCCCGGCGGCTGAAGACCTCGAGTGCCGCGTGCAGGATTTGCGAGCGCCGCTCACCCGTCCGGACCGCACGGGCCGTCGTGCTCAGGCGAGCCATCTCAAGCGGACGCCTCCGCGGCAACAGGAACCAGGGGAAATGACTGACTGCTCATTCAGCATATCCCTCGCGTTTCGACGCGTCAAACGTCCCAATGCTTCGCCCTACTCGGAGCCGCCGGCGCCCTGCGAGGCCGGGGGCGGACTTGAGCCGAACGCCGCCTGCGCGGAGCCGGCGGCCCCTCCGCGGCGTGCGAAGCGCCGAGCGATCGCCCGGACCACGCCCATGC includes:
- a CDS encoding TetR/AcrR family transcriptional regulator, which produces MARLSTTARAVRTGERRSQILHAALEVFSRRGFHGATIREIALGARLAEGTIYLYFPSKLDVLRGVIGLIAEDGPPPRPDEFAPGDDESFVQAFVDARVKTLARHASFIRLVVHEADLHEDVRREFFRRLHEPFVERFRAYLERRIADGAFRPVNTEVTASICFRMVMSYIMTQHVLGLVGVKFDDEEYLGEMAALILGGLKLPPAVPSSAPGAIKRED